One Vicugna pacos chromosome 31, VicPac4, whole genome shotgun sequence genomic region harbors:
- the NUGGC gene encoding nuclear GTPase SLIP-GC isoform X2: MAETEDFLGQEPHPVDDDLLKEPMKKRRRSDRDQRFRAFPSVEQSALKEYERLESRTRRVLSNTYQKLIQSVFLDDSIPNGVKYLINRLLALIEKPSLDPIYIGLFGSTGAGKSSLINAIIQQDMLLPVSGESICTSCIVQVSSGCCEQYEAKIHLLSDQEWKEELKNLTRLLHRAEEPSGEEEDAWGRDDAVEEAVWKLQLFYGNGAEGKNYEELLRAKPKGKIPASRVITLKAEEAGELSVKLDPYIRTQRRGWDGESAETHIWPLIKLVEVTLPKSELIPEGVVLVDIPGTGDFNSKRDEMWKKTIDKCSVIWVISDIERVSGGRAHEDLLNESIKACQRGFCRDVALVVTKTDKLHLPEYLRERKVGNQAIQSQREAVLERNTMIKLQRNKMLKEKLKSKLPADLKILEASELVYTVSAQEYWQQGLLAEEETEIPKLREYIRRRLLDKKRRMVTTYVTEAFGLLLLTDSFNCAENLQNEYSHMSVLRRFVEEKIQLLERSIDQCFAHIERPLQEGVRDARTAYRRLLGACLVRSKGNQGFHQTLKAVCLKNGIYASRTLARIDLNEAITQPIYDRVDPVFGGIFRSGKPTDGLALMPHIDAFKHSLQEKMTEIGIRNGWKYDSYKRSFLIQEISAILGGLEGHILRKRRRIYESLTTSVQSDLKPCYEEAAQITGKKACERMKDVIRRGVDRQVAEGMFERAQQRMQHQFQQLKNGITEKVKGSIATMLTLASSQGDGLYKELADVKSEYKEMEKLHRSLREVAENAVLRRGMQDFLLRMSPSKAPPPSRFNS; the protein is encoded by the exons ATGGCAGAAACTGAAGATTTTCTGGGTCAGGAACCACATCCAG TTGATGATGATTTACTTAAAGAACCAATGAAAAAAAGAAGACGATCGGATAGAGACCAGAGGTTCCGAGCATTTCCCTCCGTGGAACAAAGTGCCCTGAAGGAAT ATGAAAGATTGGAGTCCCGGACCAGAAGGGTTCTGAGCAACACGTACCAGAAACTTATTCAGTCTGTGTTCCTGGATGACAGCATTCCTAACGGCGTCAAGTACCTCAT AAACAGGCTCCTTGCCTTGATTGAAAAGCCATCATTGGACCCAATCTACATTGGATTATTTGGAAGCACTGGAGCTGGGAAGAGCTCTCTGATCAACGCCATCATCCAGCAAGACATGCTGCTCCCAGTGTCTGGAGAAAGTATCTGTACATCGTGTATTGTGCAAGTGAGCTCGGGCTGCTGTGAGCAGTATGAGGCCAAAATCCACCTTCTCTCTGACCAG GAGTGGAAGGAGGAGCTGAAGAACTTGACAAGGCTCCTGCACAGGGCAGAGGAGCCAAGCGGAGAAGAGGAGGACGCGTGGGGCAGGGATGATGCGGTGGAGGAAGCTGTTTGGAAGCTACAACTGTTCTATGGAAATGGGGCCGAAGGGAAGAACTATGAGGAGTTACTGAGGGCAAAGCCCAAAGGGAAGATCCCCGCCTCCAGAGTCATCACCCTCAAGGCGGAAGAG GCGGGGGAGCTGTCTGTCAAGCTGGACCCCTACATCCGGACTCAGAGGAGAGGCTGGGATGGAGAATCAGCTGAGACACACATCTGGCCCCTGATCAAACTTGTGGAAGTGACTCTTCCCAAATCAGAGCTGATCCCAGAAGGGGTTGTGCTGGTGGACATTCCAGGCACAGGCGACTTCAACAGCAAGAGGGATGAGATGTGGAAGAAG ACCATCGATAAATGCTCAGTAATCTGGGTGATTAGTGACATTGAGAGAGTTTCTGGAGGGAGAGCCCATGAAGACCTTCTGAATGAGAGCATCAAAGCCTGCCAAAGGGGGTTCTGCAGGGACGTGGCCCTGGTGGTCACCAAGACCGACAAGCTCCACCTGCCGGAATACCTCAG gGAAAGAAAAGTGGGAAAT CAAGCTATTCAAAGTCAGCGAGAGGCTGTTCTAGAAAGAAATACAATGATAAAGCTACAGAGGAATAAAATGCTCAAGGAAAAACTAAAG AGTAAACTCCCGGCTGACTTGAAGATTCTGGAAGCCTCAGAGCTGGTGTACACAGTCAGTGCCCAGGAGTACTGGCAGCAGGGTCTCCTTGCTGAGGAGGAAACTG AAATCCCCAAGTTAAGAGAATATATCAGGAGAAGGCTCTTGGACAAGAAGAGGAGGATGGTGACCACATACGTTACGGAAGCCTTTGGCCTGTTGCTCCTTACAGACAGTTTCAACTGTGCGGAGAACCTGCAG AATGAATACTCGCACATGAGTGTCCTGCGGAGGTTTGTGGAAGAGAAGATACAGCTGCTGGAGAGGAGCATCGACCAGTGCTTTGCCCACATAGAGCGGCCTCTGCAGGAGGGGGTCCGGGACGCCAGGACCGCCTACCGACGGCTCCTCGGGGCGTGCCTGGTG AGGAGTAAAGGGAACCAGGGTTTTCACCAGACCCTGAAAGCGGTTTGCCTGAAGAATGGAATCTATGCCTCCAGGACGCTCGCGAGAATAGATCTGAACGAAGCCATCACTCAGCCCATCTACGACCGGGTCGATCCCGTTTTTGGAGGCATTTTCAG gtctgggaagCCCACTGATGGTTTAGCTCTGATGCCTCATATAGATGCCTTTAAGCACTCTCTGCAGgagaaaatgacagaaattgGGATAAGAAATGGCTGGAAATATGATAGCTACAAGAGGAGTTTCCTAATCCAGGAG ATCAGCGCCATCCTGGGCGGCCTGGAGGGACACATcctgagaaagaggaggaggatctATGAGTCTCTCACCACCTCTGTTCAGAGCGACCTGAAGCCCTGTTACGAAG AGGCAGCTCAGATCACTGGCAAAAAAGcgtgtgaaagaatgaaagacgTCATCAGAAGAGGGGTGGACCGGCAGGTGGCGGAGGGCATGTTCGAAAGGGCTCAGCAAAGGATGCAGCACCAGTTCCAGCAGCTGAAG AACGGGATCACGGAGAAGGTGAAGGGCAGCATCGCCACCATGCTGACACTGGCCTCGTCCCAGGGGGACGGGCTCTACAAGGAGCTCGCAG
- the NUGGC gene encoding nuclear GTPase SLIP-GC isoform X1 produces MAETEDFLGQEPHPVDDDLLKEPMKKRRRSDRDQRFRAFPSVEQSALKEYERLESRTRRVLSNTYQKLIQSVFLDDSIPNGVKYLINRLLALIEKPSLDPIYIGLFGSTGAGKSSLINAIIQQDMLLPVSGESICTSCIVQVSSGCCEQYEAKIHLLSDQEWKEELKNLTRLLHRAEEPSGEEEDAWGRDDAVEEAVWKLQLFYGNGAEGKNYEELLRAKPKGKIPASRVITLKAEEAGELSVKLDPYIRTQRRGWDGESAETHIWPLIKLVEVTLPKSELIPEGVVLVDIPGTGDFNSKRDEMWKKTIDKCSVIWVISDIERVSGGRAHEDLLNESIKACQRGFCRDVALVVTKTDKLHLPEYLRERKVGNQAIQSQREAVLERNTMIKLQRNKMLKEKLKSKLPADLKILEASELVYTVSAQEYWQQGLLAEEETEIPKLREYIRRRLLDKKRRMVTTYVTEAFGLLLLTDSFNCAENLQNEYSHMSVLRRFVEEKIQLLERSIDQCFAHIERPLQEGVRDARTAYRRLLGACLVRSKGNQGFHQTLKAVCLKNGIYASRTLARIDLNEAITQPIYDRVDPVFGGIFSRSGKPTDGLALMPHIDAFKHSLQEKMTEIGIRNGWKYDSYKRSFLIQEISAILGGLEGHILRKRRRIYESLTTSVQSDLKPCYEEAAQITGKKACERMKDVIRRGVDRQVAEGMFERAQQRMQHQFQQLKNGITEKVKGSIATMLTLASSQGDGLYKELADVKSEYKEMEKLHRSLREVAENAVLRRGMQDFLLRMSPSKAPPPSRFNS; encoded by the exons ATGGCAGAAACTGAAGATTTTCTGGGTCAGGAACCACATCCAG TTGATGATGATTTACTTAAAGAACCAATGAAAAAAAGAAGACGATCGGATAGAGACCAGAGGTTCCGAGCATTTCCCTCCGTGGAACAAAGTGCCCTGAAGGAAT ATGAAAGATTGGAGTCCCGGACCAGAAGGGTTCTGAGCAACACGTACCAGAAACTTATTCAGTCTGTGTTCCTGGATGACAGCATTCCTAACGGCGTCAAGTACCTCAT AAACAGGCTCCTTGCCTTGATTGAAAAGCCATCATTGGACCCAATCTACATTGGATTATTTGGAAGCACTGGAGCTGGGAAGAGCTCTCTGATCAACGCCATCATCCAGCAAGACATGCTGCTCCCAGTGTCTGGAGAAAGTATCTGTACATCGTGTATTGTGCAAGTGAGCTCGGGCTGCTGTGAGCAGTATGAGGCCAAAATCCACCTTCTCTCTGACCAG GAGTGGAAGGAGGAGCTGAAGAACTTGACAAGGCTCCTGCACAGGGCAGAGGAGCCAAGCGGAGAAGAGGAGGACGCGTGGGGCAGGGATGATGCGGTGGAGGAAGCTGTTTGGAAGCTACAACTGTTCTATGGAAATGGGGCCGAAGGGAAGAACTATGAGGAGTTACTGAGGGCAAAGCCCAAAGGGAAGATCCCCGCCTCCAGAGTCATCACCCTCAAGGCGGAAGAG GCGGGGGAGCTGTCTGTCAAGCTGGACCCCTACATCCGGACTCAGAGGAGAGGCTGGGATGGAGAATCAGCTGAGACACACATCTGGCCCCTGATCAAACTTGTGGAAGTGACTCTTCCCAAATCAGAGCTGATCCCAGAAGGGGTTGTGCTGGTGGACATTCCAGGCACAGGCGACTTCAACAGCAAGAGGGATGAGATGTGGAAGAAG ACCATCGATAAATGCTCAGTAATCTGGGTGATTAGTGACATTGAGAGAGTTTCTGGAGGGAGAGCCCATGAAGACCTTCTGAATGAGAGCATCAAAGCCTGCCAAAGGGGGTTCTGCAGGGACGTGGCCCTGGTGGTCACCAAGACCGACAAGCTCCACCTGCCGGAATACCTCAG gGAAAGAAAAGTGGGAAAT CAAGCTATTCAAAGTCAGCGAGAGGCTGTTCTAGAAAGAAATACAATGATAAAGCTACAGAGGAATAAAATGCTCAAGGAAAAACTAAAG AGTAAACTCCCGGCTGACTTGAAGATTCTGGAAGCCTCAGAGCTGGTGTACACAGTCAGTGCCCAGGAGTACTGGCAGCAGGGTCTCCTTGCTGAGGAGGAAACTG AAATCCCCAAGTTAAGAGAATATATCAGGAGAAGGCTCTTGGACAAGAAGAGGAGGATGGTGACCACATACGTTACGGAAGCCTTTGGCCTGTTGCTCCTTACAGACAGTTTCAACTGTGCGGAGAACCTGCAG AATGAATACTCGCACATGAGTGTCCTGCGGAGGTTTGTGGAAGAGAAGATACAGCTGCTGGAGAGGAGCATCGACCAGTGCTTTGCCCACATAGAGCGGCCTCTGCAGGAGGGGGTCCGGGACGCCAGGACCGCCTACCGACGGCTCCTCGGGGCGTGCCTGGTG AGGAGTAAAGGGAACCAGGGTTTTCACCAGACCCTGAAAGCGGTTTGCCTGAAGAATGGAATCTATGCCTCCAGGACGCTCGCGAGAATAGATCTGAACGAAGCCATCACTCAGCCCATCTACGACCGGGTCGATCCCGTTTTTGGAGGCATTTTCAG taggtctgggaagCCCACTGATGGTTTAGCTCTGATGCCTCATATAGATGCCTTTAAGCACTCTCTGCAGgagaaaatgacagaaattgGGATAAGAAATGGCTGGAAATATGATAGCTACAAGAGGAGTTTCCTAATCCAGGAG ATCAGCGCCATCCTGGGCGGCCTGGAGGGACACATcctgagaaagaggaggaggatctATGAGTCTCTCACCACCTCTGTTCAGAGCGACCTGAAGCCCTGTTACGAAG AGGCAGCTCAGATCACTGGCAAAAAAGcgtgtgaaagaatgaaagacgTCATCAGAAGAGGGGTGGACCGGCAGGTGGCGGAGGGCATGTTCGAAAGGGCTCAGCAAAGGATGCAGCACCAGTTCCAGCAGCTGAAG AACGGGATCACGGAGAAGGTGAAGGGCAGCATCGCCACCATGCTGACACTGGCCTCGTCCCAGGGGGACGGGCTCTACAAGGAGCTCGCAG